In Candidatus Hydrogenedentota bacterium, the sequence TCGAGCTCTTGATTACGAGTACGAGCACGATTACGAGCACGAAAGAGCTGCCACGTAATCGGTTGCGTCGCTGCAAATGTTAAATGTGAAATGCCAGACCCTAAACTCAAACCCTCTCTTCACCCTCGCTCCTTGCATTCGAGCAGCGCATTCGCTGCCGTCGCCCGCGCGCTTCTCGCGACCCCGCGCTTCAGCACCTTCACCGCGTCGGCGCCGCCGATATGGCCGAGCGCGGCTGCCGCGGCGTCGGCGAGGAGCGGGTCTTTCGACTTCGCCAGGGGCGCAATGGCGGGAACGGCGGCCGCGCAGCGCCGCGCGCCGAGCGAATTCACGATGCCGATCTGCGACTTTGCGTCGGCCTTGGCCAGCGCGTCGACGAGCGCGGCGTCGGCTTCGCCGCCGGGAATGCGTTCGAGCGCGATGCGGGCCATGTTGGACGTGTCGATTGCGGTCAACAGCGGCGCGAGCGCGGCAACGTTCTCCGCGCCGCCGCATATCGCGAGTTGGCGGCACGCGAAGATTTTCGCGTCGCGCGTGGCGTCGGCGGACGTGAGCACGCCCACCAACGTCGCCGCCACCGCTTTCCGCGCGTCCGCATTTCCAAGACTGCCGGTGACAAGTCCTTCAACGGCCTTGAGCCCGGTCGTGCTGTCACCGAACTTGTACGGTTTGATCGCGGCGACGGTGTCTTCCATCGATGCGCCGGGGGCGATAGCCGCCAGAATTGCTGTATGGTCCATGGTAATCGCTCTCCCTCGTTAGATGTGCCACGGGCTGCGCATGGCCCGCTGCATTTTGCGTGTCGCTTCGTCGTCGTTCGGGAACGTTTCGGTGACCGGGTCCCACACGATCTTGCGTTCGAGCTGCATGGATATGTTGGCGAGCAGGCCGAGGCTGATCGCGCGGTGCGCGGGCACGACCGGCGCGACCGTCTGCTCGCGGCTGCGCACGCAGTCGAAGAAATCCCTCGCGTGATTGTCGCTCTTCTTGAGGCGAATGGCGTCCGCGCCGAACTGGTGGGTCTTCAGGTTTGCGGGTTCGGTGGTGAGCCGATCGCCGCGATCGCAAAACACCATGCCCTTCGTTCCCTCGAACCGGGTGCCCATCGGGAACAGGTTCGAAAGAATCATCTTGAATCCCTTCGGCGCGACGGGGCTGGCGCCGGGCGCGAACGTGCATTCGATGAGATAGCTCGTTGACGCGTTCCACAATCCGTCGTCGGGGAAGACGCCCTTGCCTTCGATCGCGACCGGGCCGGTATGTTCCGTACCCATGCCCCAGTTGCCGATGTCGCCGTGGTGGCCGATCCAGTCGGTGAGTTGGCCGCCGGAGTAGTCGAGAATCCAGCGCCAGTTCCAGTGGCAGCGCATCTTTGTGTAGGGCGCTTCCGGCGCGGGCCCGAGCCAGAAGTCGTAGTCGAACCCGTCGGGGATCGGCTCTTCCTTTTGCGTTTCGATGGGACGTCCGGTCGGCAGGCCGACCTTCACGGTGTGCACTTCGCCGATCATGCCGTTGCGGACGAGTTCGGCAGCCTGGAGGAAGTGCGCCTGCGAACGCTGCCAGCTTCCCGTTTGCCAGACGATGTTGTAGCGCTGCACGGCTTCGACGATCGCCTTGCCTTCGTTCAGCGTCAGCGCGAGCGGCTTTTCGCCGTAGATGTCGAACCCTTTGCGGGCGGCGGCGATGGAGGGAATCGAGTGCCAGTGGTCCGGCAACGCAAGCGCAATCGTGTCGAGGTCCTTGCGCTCAAGCAGTTCGCGAAAATCGTGGTAGCCGGTGCAAGAGTCGTCGCCGTACTTCTGATTGACGATGTTGCGCGCGTTTTCGCGGCGTTCGCGGTCGACGTCGCACACCGCAATGACCTGCGCCTCGGGAAAGTTCAGGAATCCCTTCATGTTCCCCGTGCCCTGGCTGCCGACTCCAATGCACCCCATCGTGATGCGGTTGCTCGGCGCGGGCCGCCCACCCTTGCCCAGCGCCGTCGCCGGAATGATCATCGGCGCGGCCACCACCGCGGACGTCATCGCCGTCCGTCGCAGAAAATCGCGCCGCCCAAGACGCGCGCCCGCGGGGATTGTTTTCGTTTCGTTCATTCCCTCTTCCCTCCCGATAATTTCGTGCTTGTGCTCCTGCGCGTCATCTTATTCGTATGTCGTGCACCGAAATATTCTCGTTCCCAAATTTCCATTTGGGAACGCGCTCTTGAAAAGCTCTGCTTTGCTCTTCTTAGTGATTCAAACCGGCCCGCCACCCGCTTCCGCGCCGAAAACACACTGCAACCCTCATTTCTTCGCCGTCTCGCGCCGTTCCGGGAGCAGCCACTCCTCATTCTTCAACTACTGCGGGAACGCACGCAAATCGACAAATTGCTACGCCATCTTGAGGTTAACTCGGCAGTCTCACCCTTGTCACGTGTCCGTTTTTGAGAAGGATGACTATATCGTCGCTGTCCGCGGCGGGAAGTACACGCCAACGAATCAGATTAAACGGCACGTCTGCTATGTCAAACCAGTCGGACGGACTTGCAAAGTAACGTCCATACACGAGTTTCTCGTCCGCGTCGGAAGCAATAACAGTGGCGGCGCGTAGCGCCGGCACACCCATCTTATCGAGAACAGCTTGCTCTCCATCGCCCACCTCAACTGTGCCGGCCCACCGAAGAAGCAACCTGTACCTTATGGAATCTGCGGCGAACGGAGTAACGAGGGACACGATTACCAAGGATGCTATGGCTAACTTCCACTCAATCGGGCCAAACCGACGAAGAACTGTCAGCCTCCTCATATCAAGGCCCCAACTGTTGCCGGCGTTACTGCTTGGTGTGAGTCTCCCGCCGTTCCGGCAGCAGCCACTGTTCATTGTTCAACGATTGCAGGAACGCAAGCAAACTATTTCTTCCAGCTACTCTTCGGGTATTTGCACGCTCGATACCAATTCATTCTCATCAAATACGATCTGAATGTCCTCAGGGTCGGGACCAAAGAGGCGAAGCTTAAACGGGTACAGGTAAGGCGGAAATGTGACAAACCATTCTTCAATTGGTCCGAACATCTTGCCATATCCCCAAATTTCCGGACGCTCACCCCAAAAAATCGCCCCGGCCAGATTCATATCCTTTTCAGTCAACGTATTCACGTCGCGAGAGATCATTTGCCAGTCTTTTTCGCACCTGATTGTTGGCTCTCCCAGCGTTCGTATAACTGTCTCCCTGGAGTCGCCTACGTGGAGTTCGCGCGCCGTGCCCAAACTCCGGTATCGCAAGATATCCACAACCAAGCAGAATGAAAAAATCAGCACTACCGTGAGAGCAACGTACTTTATCCAAGCCAGATATGACCGTCGTGGTCTGACTTTGCTCGCCACCATATTCTCATGCCCTCACCAACTCAATGCGCCGCCTTCGCCGTCTCGCGCCGTTCGGGGAGCAGCCACTGTTCATTGTTCAACGATTGCAGGAACGCAAGCAAATCGAGTAACTGCTCCTGGGTCATGCCCGTGTCGAGGCCTTGCGGCATGATGGAGTTCGGGGCCTGGTCCATCGCGGTGATGTCCTTGCGCGAAATGCGGACGGAATCCTTCGCGTTCTGGCGCAGCAACACGGCGTCGGCGGTTTGTTCGCCAATGACGCCGACGTATTCGACGTCGCCGCCGAATTCGGGGTCTTTCGCGCTGATGCGCATGGACTCGTAACCGGGCACGAAGCTGGCGTTCGGGAAGAGGATGGCTTCGAGCAAGTCATGCCCGGAACGGATCGCGCCGATGGTCGTGAGGTCGGGGCCGACGGTGCCGCCTTCCGCGCCCACGGTGTGGCAGGTGGAACAGGCGATCTTTTCGTTAAAGAAGAGGTGTCGACCGCGCCCGACGTCGCCTTTGCCGATCAACGGTTCGATGGCAGCAAGTTTTTCGAGGCGCGCCTTTTCTTCGGCCTCGATCTGCGCGCGCAGGGGTGCGGCGGCCAGCTTCACGGAATCCGGGTAGGTCGCGAGGAGCGCGTCCAACCCGCCGGGAATCATGCTTGGCGCGATGGCAGCGTTCGACAGGCTCTTCACCAGCGAATTGCCGACGGCTTCGTCCGCGCCATTCTTGAACGCGTCAAGCAAGGCGGGGAAGGTGAGCGCGTCGGCCTTGGGCAGATGCGCATCGGCAAGCGCGCGGAGTTGATCGTTGGTCAGTTTCGCGTGACCGATCACTTTGCCCGCGGACAGGCGCACGGCGGGATCGGTCTTCTCGGATAGGTTGCCCGCGAGAAACGCGAATCGCGCGTCGTTCAGCTCCGGCGCGCGCGTCTGGACGGCGCCGAGGGCGCTGATGCGCAGCGCGGGCGTTTCGTTCGCGTTGTCCGCGAGCGCGAGCAATTGTTCGTCAAACGACCCGATGGATCGCGCGGCGATTAAGGTCGCGGCGCGGTAGCGGATTGATTCGTCGCCGGACTGCAACGATTTCCCGACCGACTGCAGGATGGGTTCGGGCAATGGATTCAGGTTCATCTTTTCGATCGCGTCGAGCATGAACAAGCGGCGCGCGGCAGGGGCTGCGTCGTCGCCCGCGACATGCGCCATGAACTGTTGCACGTTGCCGTATTGCGCGTAGGCGAGAATTACCTCGCCGATTCCCTCGGCGGTTTCCGGCGCGAAGTCCGGCGCGTTAACTTTCTCCTGCAACGACGCCAACACGCGGTCCGCCCAATCGGGGTGCCGCGACGCCACCCAGAGGCCGGTCTTGCGCAGGTCTTCGCTGTCCGAATTCAGGAAAGCGAGCGCATGCTCCGCGGTGAGCTTGTCGCTCTTGAGTTGATCGAGCGCGATGAACGCGGCCTTGCGCGCGGCGGGGTTCTCCGCGGACAGCGCAGCGCGCAGGGGTTCCTGGTCGTTAATCTGTATCAAGGCGAATGTAATTGCATGTTCGAGGAACCGGTCGTTCCCGCTATCGGCGGCGCGCAATAGCGGCGCGACAGCCTCCTTCGCACGGAGCCTGCCGAGCGACGCCGCCGCGACGCGGCGCACGCCGGGAAACGAATCGTTTAGCAATGGGATGAGGACTTTGACCGCATCGGCATCCCGGACCGTTCCGAGTAACTCTGCGGTCAGTTGGCGCAATTCCGGAACGCTCTGAGCGAGGCCAATCTCGCGTA encodes:
- a CDS encoding HEAT repeat domain-containing protein, with product MDHTAILAAIAPGASMEDTVAAIKPYKFGDSTTGLKAVEGLVTGSLGNADARKAVAATLVGVLTSADATRDAKIFACRQLAICGGAENVAALAPLLTAIDTSNMARIALERIPGGEADAALVDALAKADAKSQIGIVNSLGARRCAAAVPAIAPLAKSKDPLLADAAAAALGHIGGADAVKVLKRGVARSARATAANALLECKERG
- a CDS encoding HEAT repeat domain-containing protein: MKLLATLCALRVPVVFFLCASLCSLWLFAFAEEPARGLAALKVPDGFTVEVAAPPEMSSYPMFMEFDHQGRLFIAESSGKNTKGKDTPTYPECMILMLEDTDKDGVFDKRTVFADKLSLPMGVLWYRGAIYCASPPDFFRFEDTDGDGVADKKDVILTGWNVLNTASLHGPFLGPDGYMYLTHGRHGYNITTPDGLHYEGQAARIWRCKPDGTKLERFCGGGFDNPVELVWLDNGDMIGTMTYFTEPRQGQRDALNHWVEGGVYPKPHEVIDEFVRTGDLMPSLTKFSRIAPAGLMVYRGANFGDEYKGNLFSAQFNPHRVQRHIFKSGSETGSSYTSEDSDFLSSTDPDFHPTDAIEDADGTVLVSDTGGWYVDACPISRVAKPEIRGSIYRVRKIAGARQKDGWGSKLNIPKASTKKLISLLGDPRLHVREAALEQLVLVSANDESSVQSLREAFEESCLTRRAMGGFIITYPDDDHSETIKNLIEASRRSENLASALVQVGTPRALTALREIGLAQSVPELRQLTAELLGTVRDADAVKVLIPLLNDSFPGVRRVAAASLGRLRAKEAVAPLLRAADSGNDRFLEHAITFALIQINDQEPLRAALSAENPAARKAAFIALDQLKSDKLTAEHALAFLNSDSEDLRKTGLWVASRHPDWADRVLASLQEKVNAPDFAPETAEGIGEVILAYAQYGNVQQFMAHVAGDDAAPAARRLFMLDAIEKMNLNPLPEPILQSVGKSLQSGDESIRYRAATLIAARSIGSFDEQLLALADNANETPALRISALGAVQTRAPELNDARFAFLAGNLSEKTDPAVRLSAGKVIGHAKLTNDQLRALADAHLPKADALTFPALLDAFKNGADEAVGNSLVKSLSNAAIAPSMIPGGLDALLATYPDSVKLAAAPLRAQIEAEEKARLEKLAAIEPLIGKGDVGRGRHLFFNEKIACSTCHTVGAEGGTVGPDLTTIGAIRSGHDLLEAILFPNASFVPGYESMRISAKDPEFGGDVEYVGVIGEQTADAVLLRQNAKDSVRISRKDITAMDQAPNSIMPQGLDTGMTQEQLLDLLAFLQSLNNEQWLLPERRETAKAAH
- a CDS encoding Gfo/Idh/MocA family oxidoreductase, whose amino-acid sequence is MNETKTIPAGARLGRRDFLRRTAMTSAVVAAPMIIPATALGKGGRPAPSNRITMGCIGVGSQGTGNMKGFLNFPEAQVIAVCDVDRERRENARNIVNQKYGDDSCTGYHDFRELLERKDLDTIALALPDHWHSIPSIAAARKGFDIYGEKPLALTLNEGKAIVEAVQRYNIVWQTGSWQRSQAHFLQAAELVRNGMIGEVHTVKVGLPTGRPIETQKEEPIPDGFDYDFWLGPAPEAPYTKMRCHWNWRWILDYSGGQLTDWIGHHGDIGNWGMGTEHTGPVAIEGKGVFPDDGLWNASTSYLIECTFAPGASPVAPKGFKMILSNLFPMGTRFEGTKGMVFCDRGDRLTTEPANLKTHQFGADAIRLKKSDNHARDFFDCVRSREQTVAPVVPAHRAISLGLLANISMQLERKIVWDPVTETFPNDDEATRKMQRAMRSPWHI